In one window of Cyanobacteriota bacterium DNA:
- a CDS encoding arsenate reductase (glutaredoxin), with protein MAKFTILHNQRCGKSRNALKLLKEEGHDMEVREYLDDPLSEKELQELLAIAKFNKQDLVRNKEAKDSGVNTKTDDLVKAIAKYPNIMQRPVVIKDGRAVIARDDGWFEQL; from the coding sequence ATGGCAAAATTCACAATATTACACAATCAACGTTGCGGCAAATCTCGTAATGCTCTCAAGTTACTAAAAGAGGAAGGGCATGATATGGAAGTTAGAGAGTATCTAGATGACCCGCTTTCAGAGAAAGAACTTCAAGAACTACTAGCAATTGCCAAGTTTAATAAACAAGATCTAGTTCGCAACAAAGAAGCTAAAGATTCGGGCGTGAATACAAAAACAGACGACTTGGTCAAAGCCATTGCTAAGTATCCCAATATCATGCAAAGACCTGTAGTTATCAAAGATGGCAGAGCCGTGATAGCTAGGGATGATGGTTGGTTTGAGCAATTATAG
- a CDS encoding phosphatidylglycerol lysyltransferase domain-containing protein produces MQLDHKNYLNTSVTDLLGLLGLKKNNVDKQKATGLVEKFGRWSLDYYKLWDDKSFYFAEGLNAFLAYSNFANISMVLGDPVGAIDDLAPLVNSFKNYCQEQNLKPCFFQTSPQLAETYQSLGFSNVKLGNESIIDVSSFNIASEKNKSLRAGLRLLDSLRYKVRYYKNPCSKEFLGELKQVSKAWLLNGEEEKSFALGSYDPDYIKSTTVMTVENFAGNVVAFVNLVSSGQPGELNIDLIRLSPELSSEILEFLFVHTILFFKELGYKRINLGMIPSLIVDTHDDQGALVLKTLMQKMSFLFVQPSLIDIKKSFADKLRPRYFYFL; encoded by the coding sequence ATGCAACTAGATCATAAAAATTACTTAAATACATCAGTCACAGATCTTTTGGGCTTATTAGGTCTTAAAAAGAACAACGTTGATAAACAAAAAGCAACAGGGCTTGTTGAGAAGTTTGGTAGATGGAGTTTAGATTATTACAAACTTTGGGATGATAAGTCATTCTATTTTGCGGAAGGTTTAAATGCTTTTTTGGCATATTCCAATTTTGCAAATATCTCTATGGTTTTGGGCGATCCAGTTGGAGCGATTGATGACCTTGCTCCATTAGTAAATAGTTTTAAAAACTATTGTCAAGAACAAAACCTTAAGCCATGTTTTTTTCAAACCTCACCACAGTTAGCAGAGACATATCAAAGCTTAGGTTTTTCGAATGTCAAACTTGGTAACGAATCTATTATTGATGTATCAAGTTTCAATATTGCTAGTGAGAAGAACAAGAGTCTGAGAGCCGGATTGAGGTTGTTGGATTCGTTGCGTTACAAAGTGCGCTATTATAAAAATCCCTGCAGTAAAGAATTTTTGGGCGAGTTGAAACAAGTCTCCAAGGCTTGGTTGCTTAATGGTGAAGAGGAGAAGAGCTTTGCGCTTGGTTCCTATGATCCTGATTATATTAAATCCACGACGGTGATGACTGTCGAAAACTTTGCAGGTAACGTAGTTGCTTTTGTGAATTTGGTTTCAAGTGGTCAGCCTGGGGAATTGAATATTGATTTGATTAGACTATCTCCTGAACTGTCTTCTGAGATTCTGGAGTTTTTGTTTGTGCACACTATTTTGTTTTTTAAAGAGCTTGGTTATAAACGAATCAATTTAGGGATGATTCCAAGTTTAATTGTAGATACCCATGATGATCAAGGTGCTTTAGTACTCAAGACTTTGATGCAGAAAATGAGTTTTCTTTTTGTGCAACCTAGTTTAATTGACATCAAAAAAAGTTTTGCTGATAAACTAAGACCGAGATATTTTTATTTTTTGTAA
- a CDS encoding enoyl-ACP reductase, translated as MNNAVEESVTIEIPPILKGKKVLISGLANKRSIAWGIAQAMHQAGAQIIFSYQSERLKGEVEKVLEGSIDNATLVELDVGSDASLDSAFAIIDKEFDGKLDAMVHCLAFAPRETLQGGYVDTLREHYALAQDISSYSLAAMARKARPLMQKAGGGSIISLSYLGAEKVIKNYNMMGIAKAALEAGVRYLAGDLGVDNIRVNAISAGPVKTLAARGIADFTTMLNKHAEIAPLKRNVSVEDIGATATFLASSMSNGITGEVLHVDCGYSIMG; from the coding sequence ATGAATAACGCTGTAGAAGAGTCTGTAACAATTGAAATACCCCCTATTCTCAAGGGCAAAAAGGTCCTAATCTCAGGATTAGCCAATAAACGCAGTATTGCTTGGGGAATCGCTCAAGCGATGCATCAAGCTGGCGCACAAATCATTTTTAGCTATCAAAGCGAAAGACTCAAAGGCGAAGTAGAGAAGGTCCTTGAAGGCAGTATCGACAATGCCACACTCGTTGAGCTAGACGTCGGAAGCGACGCAAGTCTAGATTCTGCTTTTGCAATTATCGACAAAGAGTTTGATGGCAAACTAGATGCTATGGTTCATTGCCTTGCATTTGCACCTCGTGAAACCCTGCAAGGTGGCTACGTTGACACTTTACGCGAACACTATGCATTGGCTCAAGACATTTCTAGCTATTCACTGGCTGCAATGGCACGCAAGGCAAGACCACTAATGCAAAAAGCTGGTGGAGGCTCGATCATTTCACTAAGCTATCTTGGAGCCGAGAAAGTAATCAAAAACTACAACATGATGGGTATCGCCAAAGCAGCTCTAGAAGCTGGTGTTCGTTACCTTGCTGGAGACCTTGGAGTAGACAATATTAGAGTCAACGCAATCTCAGCAGGTCCGGTTAAAACACTGGCGGCAAGAGGCATCGCAGACTTTACCACTATGCTTAACAAGCACGCAGAGATTGCTCCACTGAAACGCAATGTCAGTGTTGAAGATATTGGTGCAACTGCTACTTTCCTTGCAAGTTCAATGAGTAACGGCATTACCGGTGAAGTACTGCACGTAGATTGTGGTTACTCAATAATGGGATAG